The proteins below are encoded in one region of Astatotilapia calliptera unplaced genomic scaffold, fAstCal1.2 U_scaffold_5, whole genome shotgun sequence:
- the LOC113018207 gene encoding uncharacterized protein LOC113018207 gives MIRILLFLGLASSVWTFVLKRTATVFEAKEDDNITIRLDSQLQADVSLADVMCVFHSDVTKILFKMIRGVEDSESQHEQFAGRVQTDRDALRGGRIRLHLSRVTAEDSGSYRCDVAADYDDSLKRWRLETNENFVLSVGRTSDGNSTYVLLRPLIFGLPKGFASLHMIARKIKVDDKNKVLIAGPKPAEERACHEIISLFVLMAFLNVATAGVVVLFIRGLCNLLRW, from the exons ATGATCAGGATCCTTCTGTTTCTCGGCCTGGCGTCCTCTGTCT GGACGTTTGTTTTGAAAAGGACTGCGACTGTCTTTGAGGCCAAGGAGGACGACAACATCACCATCAGATTGGACAGTCAGCTCCAAGCTGACGTGTCTCTGGCTGACGTGATGTGTGTTTTCCACTCAGACGTCACTAagattttgtttaaaatgatcAGAGGAGTGGAGGACTCTGAGTCTCAGCATGAGCAGTTTGCAGGACGAGTTCAGACTGACAGAGATGCTCTGAGAGGAGGACGAATCAGACTTCATCTGTCCAGAGTCACAGCTGAAGACTCTGGAAGCTACAGGTGTGACGTGGCTGCCGATTACGACGACAGCCTGAAGAGATGGAGGCTCGAGACAAATG AAAATTTTGTTTTGAGTGTGGGTCGAACCTCTGATGGAAACAGCACTTATGTCTTACTCAGACCTCTGATATTTGGACTACCAAAAG GTTTTGCGTCTCTGCACATGATTGCGAGGAAAATAAAGGTGgatgacaaaaataaagttttgattGCAG GTCCAAAGCCAGCAGAAGAAAGGGCATGTCATGAAATAATCTCATTATTTGTTCTAATGGCATTTTTAAATGTGGCAACTGCAGGAGTTGTAGTACTTTTCATAAGAGGTCTTTGTAACCTGTTACGATGGTAA
- the LOC113018203 gene encoding uncharacterized protein LOC113018203, translating into MIRILLFLGLASSVWTFVLKRTATVFEAKEDDNITIRLDSQLQADVSLADVMCVFHSDVTKILFKMIRGVEDSESQHEQFAGRVQTDRDALRGGRIRLHLSRVTAEDSGSYRCDVAADYDDSLKRWRLETNENFDLSVGRTSDGDSSDVSLKPPMFGPPKGFASLYMNVRKIKVDKMKILSAGDAEDPQLAGRKTSQEETVLFVLAVVLIIANAGTIVLLIKFLHDGLKRSTT; encoded by the exons ATGATCAGGATCCTTCTGTTTCTCGGCCTGGCGTCCTCTGTCT GGACGTTTGTTTTGAAAAGGACTGCGACTGTCTTTGAGGCCAAGGAGGACGACAACATCACCATCAGATTGGACAGTCAGCTCCAAGCTGACGTGTCTCTGGCTGACGTGATGTGTGTTTTCCACTCAGACGTCACTAagattttgtttaaaatgatcAGAGGAGTGGAGGACTCTGAGTCTCAGCATGAGCAGTTTGCAGGACGAGTTCAGACTGACAGAGACGCTCTGAGAGGAGGACGAATCAGACTTCATCTGTCCAGAGTCACAGCTGAAGACTCTGGAAGCTACAGGTGTGACGTGGCTGCCGACTACGACGACAGCCTGAAGAGATGGAGGCTCGAGACAAATG AAAACTTTGATTTGAGTGTGGGTCGAACTTCTGATGGAGACAGCAGTGATGTCTCACTCAAACCTCCAATGTTTGGACCACCAAAAG GTTTTGCGTCTCTGTACATGAATGTGAGGAAAATAAAGGTGGACAAAATGAAGATTTTGAGTGCAGGTGATGCTGAAG ATCCACAACTGGCGGGAAGAAAGACAAGTCAGGAGGAAACGGTGCTGTTTGTTCTGGCTGTAGTTTTAATTATTGCAAATGCAGGAACCATCGTACTTTTAATAAAATTTCTTCATGATGGTTTAAAACG ATCAACAACATGA
- the LOC113018210 gene encoding CD276 antigen-like, giving the protein MICRILLLIILTSCVSGSFVVNVTQTCYQAEENHNITLEWTFTTKPDRSTKTLNILCELFINDKLSVLHHVHEGVEVSESQDEKFSGRVQSDKDALREGRIRLQLSRLRTDDSGLYLCEVNTDYGFGVGRCRLNVTAAADQLQPPRPTLSSREESRERTSVYIVLGLTATALMCVSLAAVNHSVLRKNKKRKERRKETLGLQSFLVRHN; this is encoded by the exons ATGATCTGCAGGATCCTGCTGCTCATCATCCTCACCTCATGTGTCTCTG GATCATTTGTAGTCAATGTGACACAGACCTGCTATCAGGCAGAGGAGAACCACAACATCACACTGGAGTGGACGTTCACCACCAAACCTGACAGATCCACCAAAACTCTCAACATCCTCTGTGAACTCTTTATCAATGATAAACTCTCAGTCCTGCATCATGTCCATGAAGGTGTTGAGGTGTCAGAGTCTCAGGATGAAAAGTTTTCAGGACGAGTCCAGAGTGACAAAGACGCCCTCAGAGAAGGACGAATCAGACTGCAGCTGTCCAGACTCAGGACTGATGACTCGGGTCTGTACCTGTGTGAGGTCAACACTGATTATGGCTTCGGTGTTGGAAGATGTCGACTCAACGTAACTG CAGCTGCTGATCAGCTCCAACCACCGAGACCAACTCTGAGTTCAAGAGAAGAGAGTCGGGAAAGAACCTCAGTTTATATTGTACTGGGACTGACAGCAACAGCTCTAATGTGTGTCAGTCTGGCTGCTGTCAATCATTCTGTattaaggaaaaacaaaaaaagaaaagaacgaagaaaagaaacattggGTCTCCAGAGCTTTTTGGTAAGACATAATTAA